A single region of the Methylocystis echinoides genome encodes:
- a CDS encoding DUF1614 domain-containing protein, protein MNYGDAQYLPVAPPFFMFLAGLVAVLALLIQLRVLQYVYLQLGVSPGMALLLLIASLVGSYVNIPIATLWSEPVVEPGEVLFFGVPYMVPRLSEPEVILAVNMGGAVIPTALSIYLLSRNALWLRGLIATACVAVMCYASAQPVRGVGIALPIFVAPLAATLIALLISWRQAAPLAYAGGSLGVLLGADIMNFDKLRGLGTPVLSIGGAGTFDGIFLTGVLSVLLASLIGGLMQRYQQSPRLL, encoded by the coding sequence ATGAACTATGGCGATGCACAATATCTGCCTGTCGCGCCGCCCTTCTTCATGTTTTTGGCCGGCCTCGTCGCCGTGCTGGCGTTGCTGATCCAGCTGCGCGTCCTGCAGTATGTTTATCTGCAGCTCGGCGTGAGCCCGGGAATGGCCCTGCTTCTGCTGATCGCCTCGCTTGTTGGAAGTTATGTAAATATCCCCATCGCCACACTATGGAGCGAGCCGGTCGTCGAGCCGGGCGAGGTCCTGTTCTTCGGGGTTCCCTACATGGTTCCGCGCCTGTCCGAGCCCGAGGTCATCCTCGCTGTGAACATGGGCGGCGCGGTCATTCCCACCGCGCTCTCCATCTATCTTCTGAGCAGGAATGCGCTCTGGCTCCGGGGCCTGATCGCGACGGCCTGCGTCGCGGTGATGTGTTACGCCTCGGCGCAGCCGGTGCGGGGCGTCGGAATCGCCTTGCCTATTTTCGTCGCGCCTTTGGCGGCGACGCTCATCGCCCTGCTCATCTCATGGCGGCAGGCGGCGCCGCTCGCTTATGCGGGCGGAAGCCTCGGCGTGCTGCTGGGCGCCGACATCATGAATTTCGACAAGCTCAGGGGCCTCGGCACGCCGGTTCTGTCGATCGGCGGCGCGGGCACCTTTGACGGCATTTTCCTGACCGGCGTTCTGTCCGTCCTGCTGGCGAGCCTGATCGGCGGCCTGATGCAGCGATATCAGCAGAGCCCGCGCCTGTTGTAG